GTTCTCTCAAACCCACAACCTTCAAAAGGGCATTGGTGCCTACTGAATAGTAAACTTAATTGATTCAGTCATTCAAGCAAATATATGTTAAATGGTTGGTGACTTGGTCGGCGATTTATCATGTGCCTGATACAGCAACTTAGATTGAGTAAAGGGCGCTAATCAATGCATTAGATTGAGTAAAGGGCGCTAATCAATGCACCTTTCCTAGGTTTTAGTTGACGAATTATCTTCACCTTTGTCAACAAACACTACTGATATTTACCTGCTGTGTTAATCTTTGTATTCAGTAGATTGACACCAAAGCTTCAATATTTCTCCACCTAAAAAAATCTCGATAGATTGACCACAAATTAAAATCCTAAGATCTGAAGGACTAAAATGATTAGTACATTATAAAGTAGTGTGAATGGTGACTTTTTGCTTGCCCATTTCATAACTTAGTCAACTTCTAAATCTCCCATCACTcagatttttcttttttcaagaGGAAAACGAAATCGTATTGTTGAGATGTAAACTTGACATAATATCAACAAATCTTAACTTATTTAGATTATATTTATACCTCTGCTTTGgtaccttttctttttcttttttcagaTAAACATCTATTAAAACAACCAGCATCTTAAATCCAATAACCAGATCCAGCTGTGTCGTAGTGTAGCTTGTATTTTCTTGTCCTGCATTTTGGTAACATATCTCTCCATGGATTTGATCATGGcatgaatttatatatatttttttacccAAGTCCAGTCCCCTCGAACCTGGCTAGCTTGTGAACCCAATTTGTCAGTCACTAAATAATAAATAGAAAAACatttttttctattattattgAATAGAAACTCAATAGTCCAATTTATTAATCTTTTGTCCAAGATTAGGCTCATACCGTTTGGGAGAATAATTAGATGTTTTGGCTAAAGTCAAATAGACCAGCGGACAAATAGACATATTTagcaaaaggaaaggaaaagaaaaagcagATATTGTGAAAAACAGAAGCAACTTCACAGTTTCAATGACCAAATCcaagaaaaatcaaaatttcacatTAGAAATTGGCATCCTACATTAGTGCCATCAATTTCGTGTTCTGGGTAGAAGACAATTTCTATGGCTCTAAGCTGTTTTTCTTTTGTATGCAAGATTTACACATGATCCTTGGTTCCAAAAATTCTGGACAGCGGAAAAGGAAATGTTCCATTTCATTCAAGCATTGCAAAAAATAATGGATTATTAAAGCATAAAGACGACAACAATGTGATGTATGAAGACTATGTTAAAGAAGCTCCTCCAACTCCATTGGAATCATTACTTTGTACCTGCTATTTGTAAGCTATATCATATCAATTTATCTGGGATTCTCACTGCAGCTCCCCGACAGGGGCCTCATTGAGCCATAGGAAATGGATGAAATCATACAGTTTTGCACTTACGCTCACCTGGTTAGTGATAAGAAAAATACTTTTAAACTAGTAATAAGTTTGACTAGGGAAAGGATATTTTCATGAAATTCATCTCCCAATACCTTGTATGGTGTTGGGTTtaatctcctgatgtgatcaggCCTCATTTGCTCAAGCTGTTTGATGCAATGGTCCCTAATATCCTGCAGAGCTGGTAACTCTTCCCTTACTTTACCTTCAAcagacaaaaaataaaaatatttgctTCAAAAAATGGAAATCATAAAGTAGCTCAGGAGCCTCTCTTCTGCTCACAAAGAGTGGAACTGATCCAGTATTTAATATTGAGGTGGCAAGGGAACAGGGAATACTGTTTCTATGGTTTCCTCATGTTCTACAAACAATGCTAAATCTATTTAAAGCTGGACCAATGCAAGCATAAAATACTGAATAAAGAATACTGAATTGATAAGATTATCCATTCTCCCATGATAGGTGCTGAATTATACTCTTCCATGGCGAAGATGGATATTCTGAGCTCCTACCTGATTTTCCAGGCCAGTAACACTTAAGAAGCTCCTCCACACGCTTTGGTACCACATATGCTCTTTTGGATTCACTAAAAGGGTGACGGCATAGGATTCGTTCTCCAACCTGCAAAATCAAAGAGAGCAAAAATGAGGTCATTCGGCCTCATCATTGTAGCATCTATGGCGTTAAGTATAGACACTGGTATTGTGCATACAGATATTAACAGTTGGTGACATAACAGAGGAGTAAAACAATCCAAGCAAAAGAGAAATCATTTTGAAATTAAGCTGAGCAAGCTGCTGCAGTGGGGAATTTTAATCTTACAAAAAGTGCACTCTAGTACTACAAAGTCAAAACTGTCACTGGTGAATATCATCGTAATTAATTAGTTTTTGAAAAAAGTTACAAACATTCAATTTAGATTTGGATAACTAATAagatcatcaattatatactgtCAAAATTTTGGACTGGCTTATTAGAGTTTAATATGTAGATCATAATGCATGAAGTTAAGCATGCATTTAAGTTTAAAAGATAAAATGATAGTACCATTCTATGTTGACTTCTCAGGGTAAGTTAGAATTACTTCTAAAATATTTTATGATactaaatagaaaataaataaataaataagaagagAATGTCGGTAGCTAATCACTGAAACACAAGACTTATTACCTTTGGACATGGTTCATTTTCCCCTGTCATTATGTCTACCAGGGAATATCCTTCTTTGCCATATAACCTGTAACATCTTTTTTTGCATGGTATAGAGACCTAGaatttaagaaataaataaatgaaaagagagagagagagagagagagagagagagagaaataaTGAAGGAAATGCGTTATATGATGAAGAAAGCATGCCGCTAAAATTTCTTCGCAGCCCAGTCAAACCTTAGATACATCCTCTGAAACTTTGATGCGTGGCTGATTATTAATCTCAACAAGCTTGAAGACACAGCCTAAAGCGGCTTGTGCATAGCAAGTTACCAAATAGGTTCCTATTCCAAAACAATCCACCTCATGACCCTGCAGAGAAAAAGTGTGATCCCTCATGAGTAATGTACTAATTGGAGGCATTGTTGTCAAGATTCAGGCTGTTAAACAGTAATGAGTTATTCAAAGACGTTTTCATCTAGATCACAAACCTGCTTTCTTAGCGCATCCAAAGTTTCTTCATTTAAATCATTACTAGCAGTAATGATCATCTTTCCAAAACCAGGAACCCCAAGTTCTTTCTCAATTGTATGAAAGATCTTTCGGGCTTCACTAGACAAGTACGCTAGGTCACCAGAGTCCAATCTAATGCCAACTGCTCTATACCTGCAGTTTTTGCATTTTTAACTTATCAGTGGAATAAGTATGACCAAACGCCTACTAGCATGGATGAAATCCAAAGTAACATAATTCCTTCAGATGTTATGAAGACAAAAGTATGACCTACAAACTATATGATCCATCACAAAAGGAAAAGCCCAACAAATAATAGCCTTTAATGCAACTATGTTTTTACGCATAAACTGAAAAGGAGAAGCAGTAGATTCAGCACCTCTTGACATGGCACAAAAAGCAATGTTACTTGGCGCCTTTCTTCACATGTTTTGATTTTAATTAACATTTAGCCATCAGAACACCACTATAAAATCATACATTAATTCATTTCTTTCAACCCATCAATCAGAATGCTAGCATGCTACTAATGCAATCATTCAGCTTATATAACATGTTTGAAAGTCGTCAAAAAGCCAATGAAAAATTATTGAACTGCAGATAAGCACAGATAAAGTATCAAAATGGGGACAAAAGGAATTCTTTTGAGCCAAATTTGTGCAAGTAAGGAATTGTTATTATACGAAGTAAAACTTCTATATATAAGCCTTCAAGACATACCCCAAGTCACTAAGTGCCAAAGCAACTGCACAAAAGTTGGGGACTCCACTCCTTATTACCTAGTAAAGTGGATTTCAAAACTCCAATGTTAGTGCTGATATATGACAAGAAAAGACTACCTCTAATTCAGTTTAAAGCTAAAACTTAAGGAAGGTCAACTTACATCATATGTATCTACAAGAGCAAGAAAGTTGTTAGGAAATGCCAAAGCATATGATATAAAAGCTGCTAATTCACTCTGATTGGTCTCTCCAAAAATGCCACCAAGTGATTTCAACCACTACAAAACatgcaacaattaaaaataaggtGGGTGAAGCAACAATTAAATATATCAATATAGATATGACTTGGGTTTTGAGAACTAAAAGCGGCTAAATGCCAGAATAAATACTTTGCACTTTCTATTCTGAAACTCTGTTTTTTTAATGGGTTTTGAGATTGAGGGCTTCTTTGTGAAATTGCAATTGTAGGCCATTGGGGCTCTAGGGAGAAAAAAATGTAAGCTTGATTGCCCAATTTTGATTCACTTCCACATCTAGCGCTAATGTATTTTGGTTAATGTACTTTGACAAAAGTAATAGCGTAATGTATATCTCTAGCTAAACATGAAAAGCACAATATATAATCTAAAAACAAAAATGTAATGGGCCATCCACAACACCTGTATTTTGCTTAACCATGAATGAACAAGAGTGACAAAGTCCTCACAAGTATTTGAACCATCAGAGCTACATAGAGATCTTTCCAGGATTTCATCAGGGCTctgcaaattaaaatttgaataatcTCATATTCAAAGAAGCATTAAAAAGAATCGTACAACGACAGAACAATATTCAATGCATGAAAACGCCAAAAGAATCCTACAAGGACACCATATACAGAACACTGAAAGAAATAATAAGGAATTCAAAAGGGCAGTATCTAATCTAAGCTTGCTCCCAAACATTACACTTTATGGAATATGGACCCATTAAAAAACACAGACAAGGAACCAAAGTATCAATCAAATAGCATTAACGCCTATAGTCAATAGCCAATGGCAAGGATTAAACTCAAGCACATTATAGGAAACTAATAAAAACGATTGTCAAATTAAAGGCAGCATAGACAGAAAAAACTTTATTTGCCACTCAAATCTTGTCTCTTGTAGAACATCATACAAGTAAAAGCCTGAGCATAATGTTTAATAAACAATATAGAAATTAAGATCTCAAGTTAATTTCCAGTAAAATTTACCAACCATAAATGAGCTAACAAAAGCATGAGAATGTGTCCCACGAAGAGGTATACCGAATAACCTCCCAGCTGCAACATTGCTGGTCAAAACACAACATAAAAACAGAAGCACACCAAATGAAATATTAGCTTAGATCAAGACTCCACATTAGTTAAGAATAAACAAGAATCATAAGCTCTGAATAGCTTCAAGATCAGCAGAGGAAAAACATTAATTTTACCAAAGGAAAACATGAAAGCAGTGCAAAACAGGATACAAATACTCAGCAAACCACCTTGTTGCATCAAAACCTCCAATATAGCAATACTTTGATGCCCCTATAGCTCCATCAGGTCCCTGTGTTTAATACGAGTGGAAATATTTCACAAAAAGTAACTCAGATATTGACACTTCAAACAAGGGGGAAAATTCATTAACCTGAGCCCTTCGAAGCCCAAACTCAAACAACATTTTAGATCGTCCAGCAACAAGTCTATGTCTAGCCGCATTTGTAGTCACTAAGGATGCAAAATTCACAAGGTTCAGAACTGGAGTCTCCAGCAATTGAACCACCTAAAAACAACATATTCAAATACAGAGAAAAGGCAAGATGTAAAACGAAGGAGCCTAAAACAAATACCAAATTCAAGACAAACTGATGGGACCAAAATATTTAGTTAAAGCGTACTCACAGGGACTGGCCCTTCAAGTCTAAGTAGGGGAACCTTTGGGAAAACAACTGTTCCCTCTGAAATAGCATACACTTCAACATCAGAGCAGTCTATTTCTCTTAAATAATTCAAAAAGCCTTCCTGCCATTTGCAAAGACAATGAATGAGTTAACCACTGAATATACAAGAAAAGGTCGGAAAAGAAATGATCTACAACCAGAATCTCATTACTTGAATCCTCTATAACTTAGTTTGGTTTACCTCACATGAACCAGGCAAGCTTTTATGGATAAAGGAGACCTCTTCCTCAGTTAACTTGAAATTAGCAATGAGCTTTATGCATTCTTCCAAACCAGCAAACACTGTAAATTCACCACCAAACGGGTTCTTTCGGAAATATAGATCGAACCTGAATGCacgttttaaattttaaatcaaaagcTCAAAACATTCGATCTTTCCAAATGGAAATACTTTGAATTTTTCATTTCCGAAACTAACATGGAATAATTAAATACCAatagtttaaaattttgttttctaTTATTTAATGCTAAATGAACTAAATACCAACTTGAACATCATCGAATAATAAAGtcaaaaggaaaataagaaagaaaaggaaatctAGCGGAAACAAGAAACTATAACTAACTACCTAACTAATAACAACATAGCAACCATAATCTACATCCAAGCCGATTATTCGTAGTAGCCAAACAAAGCATAGATAAGAAagcgagaaaaaaaaaagaaaagagattttattcaaaatgaaaagaaattgaagagTTGGAAAGTTACACGGCTCGTTCATTGTGTTTGCCGGCTTTCCAATAAGCGTAAGCCATGGTGAACTGATAAAGATCGGTAAGAAGAGGGGTGACCATGGGATTGGTTGGACCGTCCATGACCCGACCCGCATTTTGACTCGCTTTGGCCTCCATTGTAATAAATAAAATCCTTCCTTcctttatttgaccaacttatcagttcaaaacattaaaaacccGCCTGCTTTTTATAATGGTAGAGGAGGAGAGCAAGCGTGTGGCTCACGAGAGCATAAGAAGAAACAAGTACGAAAGTTGATGAGATCGAAATCGTATTTTCGTTTTTCTTTTTCTGAGAGAAAATTGAGGAAAActattgtaaaataaaaattaattaaaaaaaaaactttggaaTTGAATTAGATTCCAGCTAAATTGAAAaggtttaatattttatttagtcctttaatttttttaaaaatattttaattatttatttttaaaaatattatgtttttatttattaaatcattttaaaataaataaataaaaatttaatttttgaagtgatttgaaaaataaaataaatttaataataaaaaataaaagaaataaatcatTGCAAGGGATTCAAAAATAGCTTAATCAACCTTTAAAAGCGTGACGTGTACAGATTGCCTTTTGTTTGTGGACCTTACAAATCTTCTCGATTTTATTGGAGCttggatgattttttttttaaataaataatttttcttatttacTTATGGTTGTTGTGActtgtgatttttattttattttaaaaataacttttattaatgtCGAAATAAGTGAACTTAAATATGATTGTTAGTATCGATCGATATGTTtggtgaaattttattttattaattaaaactataaTTGATATTTTAACATATGATTGGAATTGTAAAATATAAATCTAGATTTTCTTTTGGTtctatattttattatgtttttattgtTAATTGTTTATGAGATTGGGATGTTGTAATGATTCATTTCTTTGAAATGATTGATTCAAGTGAGGAGCTTTAATGAATAATAGGCTGTTTTGTCAATGGTGTTTATCTATATTGATTTGATGTTTTCGCTTTTTCTTTTTATAGTTTcaaattatgaattaatttacTTCGTTTACTGTTTTTCtaatttaattacaaatttaaaaaaataaaaataaaaatatgtgaaaattatttatgaaatttttaaaacaatttatttttaactttaaagAAAATGATTTGTACTTTCATTTTGGTTCAAATCGTTATAAATATAAAGAAGAATATATTATTTTCTTCACTAGTTCTTAAATATCAAACTTATAACTCTATTTTGAATCATATAAAtgtaagaaattttattttattttaatgtttctATTAGAGAAAAATGGATGTCAATTTTATTGTcaataaaaaatagataaatcttTAAATTACATAAAGATTTCGATTTAATGTGTGGTTTTAtatgtaaattttaattttgtataattttatatataaatttttatttgattcaattttacAGATTATTAACAcgattatcaaaattaaaatttcatatgtaTTATATCTAATTAAAGttcatatatcaataatattgtataaatttaaaatttgtcaaaaaaattaaaataaaatcagaaGTAAATTACGACTTTGATTCGTGCGTATGTTGTACGGTTGCAACCCCGTcaaatatgtgattatggaagAATTTCCAAGAAAACACAGATTTAGAAATTTGAACACATTTTGGAATTTCCAAATTCAATGAATTAAGGAAAATACTAAACGTTTATATTCCTTTTGACTTCTTAACCAAGTTTTTGCCTAATGAAAACGAACTTAAATTGATgtcttatttttaaattataaacatatcaatagtttaaattttgaaatatgaatggaTAAAATAAAGTTGTATAGGTCATTCActtatttcattcaattaaattcttaccattaaccaaaataaaaattcaattaagtcTTTTTGTAACTATTTTTATCTTTAATCAATTCACCACATCTTATTTACTCTTATATTTtcttgtaaaaattataaatatattaaaaattatataaacatctaaaaataaaattcataaaagttataaatattataaaaatttataataagttcttttaaattataaaatatatataattaataaaatatattttgaaattaaaaaagttAGAAATTATAAAAGAAATAGTTTAAACCCTAAAATCATCAAACAAATTGTTGAATAATGAGAATAGTTATTAGATTGTTAGGGTCattttcatgttgaataaaatgttcTCGATTTTCCACAAATAAAACGATAATTGTGAGACCTACTCCATTTTattgataaattatttttttaaaattttatgttgagTCAAACCCGAACTATGAAACAAACACAAATGAAAATCGAGAAAATTGGACACAAATATTTACATGGAAAAATCCTtccgaagaggataaaaaaccacgggcaaataAAACTtcactaaaatgaaaaaaatcgaAAAGGGGAGTATAAGATGGAGAAACAAATAAAGCTTGAACCCGAATACAAAGATTCCCCAAAATTCACACAAACTCTCtcttaattttgttgttgttattctAAACTATCTAGGGTTGCTAAGAGACCtatttataagttgaatttcGTGTACAAATATTGCTAAAACATCCATCTAATAATCAGAGTTAGACTGGAAAAATATAGCAGAGTTTAACCAGGAGAAGAAACCTGGTTGAGTAGGGAACACATCACCACATCGTGATGTCACTATTGGCTCATCGGGACATTCATATTCACTTCGTCGAAACATGGTGTTACTTCTCATCAGGACGCTGTAGTCGCATCATTGAGACGACAACTCTTCCTATTCACGATGTCAACTCTGTTTAATCTAAAATGTGAGGCACACTTACAAATCCCGGCCTTGACTCGTATTTTCAAAATGTCTTCTTTGCCGAGCCCGCCAGGGGCTTAGCTTGATCTCTATCGAATGCTTACTAAATCCAAACAATGcctaaacttagaaattggaagACTCAAGTGTAAAGTtgccttaatgtgtattttggactaaattgaatagaatgataattaaataagctaattttgattacatttagatcaagaaaaagcgAAATTCATATTTAGATCGtgggaaaaacaaagtatcggactaatcgacttatttcaTCGTTTTtttaatcgaggtaagttcgtatattaataaacattattataaatgtgttttaaaagctttaataTTGAATATATTGTGTATTCGACATTGCGGATATGTTCGACAATGATTCGACAacgagaaatcccggttgaactttaagaatagattaggatacgactGACATGTCATTAGTATTTATGTTATTTGGGTGCTAGTccatacgtcctaccggtggctgagttatccggcatgtgttgcagattcttgttagcttgtgtgagtagcaccgtgtagtTTCGtcatgactgtcagcttgtgtgagcagacccgttgatagctcgagaatgagtattatatgtgatatgagattgagatagcttcagctatgtatttggcacttagggtgtgagattcccaagtatccgatagtatttcgaatggttcaatgggtatattgaagatatgaaatggtgagaaatagatatgtATCAGTACAGGTATCTACGGAAACTATATAACATTGAATCTATGGAAGTGGTGAGTTCATGGTTAATTATGTGTTTGAGTATATGTTAacattatgattaaatgttttgtactatgttatgtttatattattgAATGGTAATTAAATGGTGAGCTTTGCttattatttcatacgagcttactaagctttatagcttacattgtttatttttccgtgttttatagtgaaatcaaaactAGCTCGGATTTGGAAATCGTTagagacctcatcacactatcaagctatctctttggtacttttgaatctatgttttggggacatatggcatgtataggagttttggtcattttgatatatagTTTGGTAATGAAGTTAGTCATTTgatatggcttgtaaatgttaagtatTTGGTATTGTGCATAaccatgtgagttggcttattttggcatattTGATGATGTGTATAAATATGAGCATATGGCTTTAGTTATGTGATTGTTGATGGATATGTGATGCTTATTGATAGTTGGCAATTAAGAATACTAAATGGTTGAGatttgaatttggtatgtttgtgaatTTTAGGTAAATTAATGCATGTTTGAAAGAGATATATTGATGAGTAAGAATGTGAAttttttatatgatattgaatggTATATTGTGGTATTTATGTGCCTTGTAATTGATGGTATTGAAATGATATGAATTAAGTTCACTTGAGATTgaatgaatgcctatttatgtcatgtttggtgccatttggtttggtgtagatgtatgcaaatttgggtggcaagatggcttggtaaatagcctatttttgtccacacgggcagaggcacgggcgtgtgtctcagccgtgtgtgacatacggttaggttacacggctgtgtgtcctctagtattgaattaaaaatcaagtcagtatgctccacacggctcaacagacgggtgtgtgacttggccgtatggcataagtcagtataccctacaggattggTACGACttagcacacggcttggcacacgaacgtgtgtggccatttcgaagggcacacggacTGGACACATGGGCTTATGGTtgaccatgtgacccaagtcagagagttacaaggggtcGGACACTGGCTGGGACATAgtcatgtgatcccatttcgaaggTCCACACGGTTTGTGACATAGGCATGTCCCTATTTTGCAAAATATtttgagttatcagtttagtctcgaaccactcctaatgcatgttttggacatcgtaggctcgtattagggacaatgtgaatgttgtTGAAAGATGATTAcatgacatttgaaaatgtatatgaaatgtatgtttgtttaagtaataagtctggtaatgctctgtaaccctattccagcaatgaatatgggttaggggtgtttcatttattagtatcagaacTACGGTTTAGTAGATTCTCGGACCAACGTAgtgtatgtgagagtctagctatacacgccatatataacctatgatagtgtgatatctcctgatagTTTTAAAACatgctttcatatagtaaatggatctcaatCAAGCTGTAGTTGAGAGTAATGCGCTAGCCTCCGTTCAGGGAGTAGCGCAATCTGAGTCAAGACCCGTATCgggtagtcagggaggagaggcaaAGGAAGCCTTTTTctaaatgatgaacgagtggtttacaaagtttgttcgaacaaatccggccgctcaacaacctccacccccaccccacctaatccccaactggttcccgtagctcctcaaggtttggaacctcTATGATTAAATAAGCTACTAgttgataaaattcaaaaatacagGGCTGAAGAAGTCAGAGCTACAACTGATGACGATcctgaaagagccgagttttggcttgagaatatgatcagagtatttgatgaactatcctacacaccagctgaatgtgtaaaatgtgatgtatcacttctgagggacactgcgtatcaatggtggaatactttagTATCTATGGTACTGAGAGAAAGAGTtacgtgggaattctttcaagctgagttcataaagaaatacattagccagcgGTTTATCGATCAAAAGCGAAAAGAGTTTTTGGAGCTGAAATAGGGTCGAATGTTTGTGACTGAGTATAAAagagagtttgtgagactcagtaaatatgttcgggaatgtgtttcaactGAGGTAATTATGTGTAAACGATTTGTAGTtaggttgaacgaagatattagattgctagttgggattctagagttgaaagaatttgtggtgctagtttcatgcccgaccaccaatacaattgtttcaaatcattatacatttttgtactcatCGTATATACGAATAAAAAATCATTGTGTGCTTCATGAAGAGTTTTCTGAATGAGCTcggaattctttggtacacaaattctatctcggaacattaaacaatcatcaaaACCGACCTGATAGTCTGAATCACTAGTTGATTCACATTGCACTCTTTTAAATTGCAACTCGTtgtcacacttttgagcttcacaaatttactGAAGAAatattggtctagcttttaactctgctaaaatcgaaccatcatcaaacaaacttAACTACGTATTCATTGCTTGTAAAgtatataatgattttctactcagagcatccgcGATTACATTCGCTTTCCCCGAATGATAATCACTCagtaactcatagtctttcaacggCTCAAGCCATCTTTTTTTACGCAAATTCAAATCTGTTTGAGTCATTATATACTTTaagctcttgtgatcggtaaaaatatgacacttttcactgaataggtaatgtcgccaaatctttaatgcaaaaacaatagtagccaattctaaatcatatgttggataattcttttcatacagCTTTAACTGTCTatatgcataagctatcactttaccctcttgtatcaaaacacaactCAAACCGTTTAATG
This window of the Gossypium arboreum isolate Shixiya-1 chromosome 12, ASM2569848v2, whole genome shotgun sequence genome carries:
- the LOC108477224 gene encoding nicotinate phosphoribosyltransferase 2 isoform X2, which produces MEAKASQNAGRVMDGPTNPMVTPLLTDLYQFTMAYAYWKAGKHNERAVFDLYFRKNPFGGEFTVFAGLEECIKLIANFKLTEEEVSFIHKSLPGSCEEGFLNYLREIDCSDVEVYAISEGTVVFPKVPLLRLEGPVPVVQLLETPVLNLVNFASLVTTNAARHRLVAGRSKMLFEFGLRRAQGPDGAIGASKYCYIGGFDATRWFAEYLYPVLHCFHVFLCNVAAGRLFGIPLRGTHSHAFVSSFMSPDEILERSLCSSDGSNTCEDFVTLVHSWLSKIQWLKSLGGIFGETNQSELAAFISYALAFPNNFLALVDTYDVIRSGVPNFCAVALALSDLGYRAVGIRLDSGDLAYLSSEARKIFHTIEKELGVPGFGKMIITASNDLNEETLDALRKQGHEVDCFGIGTYLVTCYAQAALGCVFKLVEINNQPRIKVSEDVSKVSIPCKKRCYRLYGKEGYSLVDIMTGENEPCPKVGERILCRHPFSESKRAYVVPKRVEELLKCYWPGKSGKVREELPALQDIRDHCIKQLEQMRPDHIRRLNPTPYKVQSNDSNGVGGASLT
- the LOC108477224 gene encoding nicotinate phosphoribosyltransferase 2 isoform X4, encoding MEAKASQNAGRVMDGPTNPMVTPLLTDLYQFTMAYAYWKAGKHNERAVFDLYFRKNPFGGEFTVFAGLEECIKLIANFKLTEEEVSFIHKSLPGSCEEGFLNYLREIDCSDVEVYAISEGTVVFPKVPLLRLEGPVPVVQLLETPVLNLVNFASLVTTNAARHRLVAGRSKMLFEFGLRRAQGPDGAIGASKYCYIGGFDATSNVAAGRLFGIPLRGTHSHAFVSSFMSPDEILERSLCSSDGSNTCEDFVTLVHSWLSKIQWLKSLGGIFGETNQSELAAFISYALAFPNNFLALVDTYDVIRSGVPNFCAVALALSDLGYRAVGIRLDSGDLAYLSSEARKIFHTIEKELGVPGFGKMIITASNDLNEETLDALRKQGHEVDCFGIGTYLVTCYAQAALGCVFKLVEINNQPRIKVSEDVSKVSIPCKKRCYRLYGKEGYSLVDIMTGENEPCPKVGERILCRHPFSESKRAYVVPKRVEELLKCYWPGKSGKVREELPALQDIRDHCIKQLEQMRPDHIRRLNPTPYKVQSNDSNGVGGASLT
- the LOC108477224 gene encoding nicotinate phosphoribosyltransferase 2 isoform X1, with protein sequence MEAKASQNAGRVMDGPTNPMVTPLLTDLYQFTMAYAYWKAGKHNERAVFDLYFRKNPFGGEFTVFAGLEECIKLIANFKLTEEEVSFIHKSLPGSCEEGFLNYLREIDCSDVEVYAISEGTVVFPKVPLLRLEGPVPVVQLLETPVLNLVNFASLVTTNAARHRLVAGRSKMLFEFGLRRAQGPDGAIGASKYCYIGGFDATRWFAEYLYPVLHCFHVFLCNVAAGRLFGIPLRGTHSHAFVSSFMSPDEILERSLCSSDGSNTCEDFVTLVHSWLSKIQWLKSLGGIFGETNQSELAAFISYALAFPNNFLALVDTYDVIRSGVPNFCAVALALSDLGYRAVGIRLDSGDLAYLSSEARKIFHTIEKELGVPGFGKMIITASNDLNEETLDALRKQGHEVDCFGIGTYLVTCYAQAALGCVFKLVEINNQPRIKVSEDVSKVSIPCKKRCYRLYGKEGYSLVDIMTGENEPCPKVGERILCRHPFSESKRAYVVPKRVEELLKCYWPGKSGKVREELPALQDIRDHCIKQLEQMRPDHIRRLNPTPYKVSVSAKLYDFIHFLWLNEAPVGELQ
- the LOC108477224 gene encoding nicotinate phosphoribosyltransferase 2 isoform X3: MEAKASQNAGRVMDGPTNPMVTPLLTDLYQFTMAYAYWKAGKHNERAVFDLYFRKNPFGGEFTVFAGLEECIKLIANFKLTEEEVSFIHKSLPGSCEEGFLNYLREIDCSDVEVYAISEGTVVFPKVPLLRLEGPVPVVQLLETPVLNLVNFASLVTTNAARHRLVAGRSKMLFEFGLRRAQGPDGAIGASKYCYIGGFDATSNVAAGRLFGIPLRGTHSHAFVSSFMSPDEILERSLCSSDGSNTCEDFVTLVHSWLSKIQWLKSLGGIFGETNQSELAAFISYALAFPNNFLALVDTYDVIRSGVPNFCAVALALSDLGYRAVGIRLDSGDLAYLSSEARKIFHTIEKELGVPGFGKMIITASNDLNEETLDALRKQGHEVDCFGIGTYLVTCYAQAALGCVFKLVEINNQPRIKVSEDVSKVSIPCKKRCYRLYGKEGYSLVDIMTGENEPCPKVGERILCRHPFSESKRAYVVPKRVEELLKCYWPGKSGKVREELPALQDIRDHCIKQLEQMRPDHIRRLNPTPYKVSVSAKLYDFIHFLWLNEAPVGELQ